In one window of Poriferisphaera corsica DNA:
- a CDS encoding ArsR/SmtB family transcription factor — MQSASKPTEQELELKVLEMAADVLKVLAHPYRLKIVELLSENRLSVGDLAEHLDLAHNAVSQHLSQMKAHGILDVVRVGRTAYYHVINPNATNVIKCIKEHGCGRKQ, encoded by the coding sequence ATGCAATCAGCCTCGAAACCAACCGAACAGGAACTCGAACTCAAAGTTCTTGAAATGGCCGCCGACGTCCTCAAAGTCCTCGCACACCCATATCGCCTCAAGATCGTCGAACTTCTGAGCGAAAACCGTCTCTCCGTCGGCGATCTTGCCGAGCACCTCGATCTTGCACACAACGCTGTCTCTCAGCATCTCAGCCAGATGAAAGCGCACGGTATCCTCGACGTCGTACGTGTCGGCAGAACCGCCTACTACCACGTCATCAATCCCAACGCGACTAACGTCATCAAGTGCATCAAAGAGCACGGCTGCGGTCGGAAACAATAA
- a CDS encoding aminotransferase class I/II-fold pyridoxal phosphate-dependent enzyme gives MDNTTTQSNLNLREQLQLELDHRDSFAMKRQLRTIHGSGRIVQHQNQSLINLASNDYLALANHPHLKEAAINATLKYGTGSGASKIVTGHLDIHQQVESKFAAFKHAQSALLFPTGYAANFAVLTSLAAPGDLICLDKLSHNSLIDAANASNATVRTFPHLQTDKLHKLLSRHMGISSSPEPKMPPIAQQTAYKPLQRPSRRFIVADAIFSMDGDAANLNELIAIAEQYDATLIVDEAHGTGILGRNGSGLCEAQNLSGQIDIVISTASKALGSLGGIVTADRVITDTILNLGKTIIYTTSVPPAQAATIGAAIDIIQSEPKRRQDLQQMCLHFRTKLLKMGWQLPLLRSDLEITPIFPLILGSPQAALDAAQSLQNAGFLAFASRYPAVPRGTDRVRISLRADLTPEDIDRLLLAIKTLTPAQ, from the coding sequence ATGGATAACACCACCACTCAATCCAACCTTAACTTACGCGAACAACTACAGTTGGAACTCGATCATCGAGACAGCTTTGCGATGAAGCGGCAGCTCCGTACCATCCACGGCTCAGGCCGCATCGTTCAACATCAAAACCAATCACTCATCAACCTCGCCAGCAACGACTACCTCGCACTTGCAAACCACCCCCATCTCAAAGAAGCCGCAATCAACGCAACCCTCAAGTACGGCACGGGTTCCGGCGCATCCAAAATCGTTACAGGCCATCTCGACATCCATCAACAAGTCGAATCCAAATTCGCCGCCTTTAAGCATGCCCAATCCGCCCTCCTCTTCCCCACCGGTTACGCCGCCAATTTCGCCGTCCTCACCTCCCTTGCAGCTCCCGGCGACCTCATTTGTCTCGATAAACTTTCACATAACTCCCTCATCGACGCTGCAAATGCCTCAAATGCCACCGTCCGCACCTTCCCACACCTGCAAACGGACAAACTCCACAAGCTTCTCAGCCGTCACATGGGCATTTCCAGCTCACCAGAGCCGAAGATGCCCCCTATCGCACAACAAACCGCCTACAAGCCTCTGCAACGCCCTTCACGCCGCTTTATCGTCGCTGACGCCATCTTCTCCATGGACGGCGACGCCGCCAACCTCAACGAGCTCATCGCCATCGCAGAGCAATACGATGCCACCCTCATCGTTGACGAAGCCCACGGCACCGGAATCCTCGGTAGGAATGGCTCGGGCCTCTGTGAAGCACAAAATCTATCCGGCCAGATCGATATCGTCATCAGTACCGCCAGCAAAGCCCTCGGCTCTCTCGGTGGTATCGTCACCGCCGATCGTGTCATCACCGACACCATCCTAAACCTCGGCAAAACCATTATTTACACCACTTCAGTCCCTCCCGCGCAAGCCGCAACCATCGGTGCCGCAATCGATATCATCCAATCTGAGCCCAAGCGTCGACAAGATCTCCAGCAAATGTGCCTCCATTTCCGCACTAAACTACTCAAAATGGGTTGGCAACTCCCACTCCTCCGCTCAGATCTCGAAATCACACCCATTTTCCCACTCATCCTCGGCTCACCCCAAGCAGCACTCGATGCTGCTCAATCCCTCCAAAATGCAGGCTTCCTTGCCTTCGCTTCACGCTACCCCGCTGTCCCACGAGGCACAGATCGTGTCAGAATCAGCCTGCGTGCAGACCTCACGCCAGAAGATATTGATCGCTTACTCTTGGCCATCAAAACACTTACACCTGCCCAGTAA
- a CDS encoding Mrp/NBP35 family ATP-binding protein, protein MAIDKAAILERLKTVMDPELHRDIVTLNMVTNVAYCDGLADITVTLPKSAAGIKEMLEGRIREALRELNLAKVEVSFAYRLTAAEQEAATANGGGQEQAEEQAEQSPQDVARASNPLPSVKHVIAVGAGKGGVGKSTVSVNLAVALARSGAKVGIMDGDIYGPSLPTMLGTDKLELKTIGNMIVPFEMHGVKVTTIGALVEDDKPLIWRGPMAHGAFKQLATQTDWGDLDYLIIDLPPGTGDVPLTLSQLLPLAGAVVVCTPQKVAQDDAVRALKMFEQLDINILGVVENMSYFIGNDGVEYDIFGRGGAEMMAQENGVPFLGSIPINMGLRKNSDAGDPTANFEDSKLGEELMNVAKRLTHQVSLSGPEDWTPSISIS, encoded by the coding sequence ATGGCGATCGATAAAGCAGCAATTTTAGAGCGATTGAAGACTGTGATGGATCCGGAGTTACACCGGGATATTGTGACGCTGAATATGGTCACGAATGTCGCATATTGTGATGGGTTGGCAGATATTACGGTGACACTTCCGAAGTCGGCCGCTGGGATTAAGGAGATGCTCGAAGGGCGGATTCGTGAGGCACTTCGTGAGCTTAATCTTGCGAAGGTGGAAGTGAGCTTTGCTTATCGGTTGACGGCTGCGGAGCAGGAAGCAGCTACGGCAAATGGTGGTGGTCAGGAGCAAGCTGAAGAGCAAGCGGAACAGTCGCCACAGGATGTTGCGCGGGCGAGCAATCCGTTGCCGAGCGTGAAGCATGTGATTGCAGTGGGTGCAGGCAAAGGCGGCGTTGGTAAATCAACGGTGTCAGTGAATCTGGCGGTGGCGCTTGCGAGGAGTGGCGCGAAGGTTGGGATAATGGATGGTGATATTTATGGGCCGTCACTGCCGACAATGTTGGGGACGGATAAATTGGAATTAAAGACAATAGGGAATATGATCGTGCCGTTTGAGATGCACGGTGTGAAGGTGACGACGATTGGGGCATTGGTGGAGGATGATAAGCCTTTGATTTGGCGCGGGCCGATGGCGCATGGCGCGTTTAAACAATTGGCGACGCAGACGGATTGGGGTGATTTGGATTATTTGATTATCGATCTACCGCCGGGAACGGGTGATGTACCGTTAACCCTGTCGCAGTTGTTGCCATTGGCTGGGGCAGTGGTTGTGTGTACGCCTCAGAAGGTGGCGCAGGATGATGCTGTTAGAGCGCTGAAAATGTTCGAGCAATTGGATATAAATATTTTGGGCGTGGTTGAAAATATGTCGTATTTTATTGGGAATGATGGGGTTGAGTACGATATCTTTGGGAGAGGTGGGGCGGAGATGATGGCTCAAGAGAATGGTGTGCCGTTCCTGGGTTCGATCCCGATTAATATGGGGTTGCGGAAGAATTCTGATGCGGGTGATCCGACGGCGAATTTTGAGGATTCTAAGTTGGGTGAAGAATTGATGAATGTTGCGAAACGGCTGACGCATCAGGTGTCATTGAGTGGGCCGGAGGATTGGACTCCTTCGATTAGCATTAGCTGA
- a CDS encoding Spy/CpxP family protein refolding chaperone has translation MRYKTITLVCALLMTTSLATSSAFAQQQCETKDCPAQTARQGQKNFKQQRHFQDGKQNRPQFSQNKRMFEKALMRDINLTAEQKAEIAEIKEQSISDRKDWYKKNTKKIDALEEEIQTAKKTGDKQDLAKLRYQLRDLMNNAPTPTDTLKKISGVLTPEQRKDFKRNHSSIKDNWQGKHGNREQARSRSNKDSFGFNSFEGDDRGSEKRMRDRDGDRDQRMKRRGHNDSDGDRGPRMHDRDNDDRGPRSRMNDDSRQENRHGPGSMLRSLFRDLDLTSDQKEQIREIVESGREEHQAWREENQDDLRALKEDMREAMQDKDREAAQSIREKMSDLMSSAPSPRDGLNEIKSVLTKKQKKQLEENLSELRPPRDRMDRPRRGDDRDDDDRPRAKRSRRGDDNNEQDRPHKKRKQRRQDDSDS, from the coding sequence ATGCGCTACAAAACGATAACACTCGTCTGTGCACTACTGATGACAACCTCACTCGCAACATCATCAGCTTTCGCACAACAGCAATGTGAAACCAAAGATTGCCCCGCGCAAACCGCTCGGCAAGGTCAGAAAAATTTCAAACAACAACGTCACTTCCAAGACGGTAAACAAAACAGACCTCAATTCTCTCAAAATAAACGCATGTTCGAAAAAGCGCTGATGAGAGACATCAACCTCACCGCTGAACAAAAAGCTGAAATCGCCGAAATCAAAGAACAATCCATCAGTGATCGCAAAGATTGGTACAAAAAAAATACTAAAAAGATTGACGCACTCGAAGAAGAAATCCAAACCGCCAAAAAGACCGGCGACAAACAAGACCTCGCCAAGCTCCGCTACCAGCTCCGCGATCTCATGAACAACGCCCCCACACCGACCGACACACTCAAAAAAATCAGCGGCGTACTCACCCCCGAGCAACGCAAAGATTTCAAACGTAACCACTCCTCCATCAAAGACAATTGGCAGGGCAAGCACGGCAACCGCGAACAAGCTCGTAGCCGCAGTAATAAAGATTCCTTCGGCTTCAATAGTTTCGAAGGCGATGATCGCGGTTCAGAAAAACGCATGCGTGACCGTGATGGCGACCGTGATCAGCGCATGAAACGACGCGGTCACAACGACTCCGACGGCGATCGCGGCCCCCGTATGCATGACCGTGATAATGACGATCGTGGACCACGCAGCCGCATGAACGATGACAGTAGGCAAGAAAACAGGCACGGCCCCGGCTCCATGCTCCGCTCCTTATTCCGTGATCTTGACCTCACCAGTGATCAAAAAGAACAAATCCGTGAGATCGTAGAATCTGGACGCGAAGAGCATCAAGCATGGCGTGAAGAAAATCAAGACGATCTCCGCGCCCTCAAAGAAGATATGCGTGAAGCGATGCAAGACAAAGATCGTGAAGCCGCTCAAAGCATCCGCGAAAAAATGAGTGACCTCATGTCCTCCGCTCCAAGCCCACGTGACGGCCTCAATGAAATCAAGTCCGTACTCACCAAGAAGCAGAAAAAGCAGCTCGAAGAAAACCTCTCCGAATTGCGTCCCCCACGCGACCGCATGGATCGCCCAAGGCGCGGTGATGATCGTGATGATGACGACCGCCCTCGCGCAAAACGTTCAAGACGCGGCGATGACAACAACGAGCAAGATCGCCCACATAAAAAACGCAAACAACGCCGTCAAGATGACAGCGATTCATAA
- the def gene encoding peptide deformylase: protein MSVEASKLKIVNYPASVLRKKAKPVEMIDDEVKEVAKRMIELMHENRGVGLAAPQVGLDWRLFVCNPTAEPGDDMVFINPVISDATKEMEWMDEGCLSLPEIRGEVNRPIGVTITALDEHGNEFALQSDDFPARVWQHENDHLDGVLIIDKMKMMDKMANRKLIKELESIDR, encoded by the coding sequence ATGAGTGTAGAAGCATCAAAGTTGAAGATCGTGAATTATCCTGCCTCGGTTCTCAGGAAGAAGGCGAAGCCTGTCGAGATGATTGATGACGAGGTGAAGGAAGTCGCAAAACGGATGATAGAGCTGATGCACGAGAATCGTGGCGTGGGGCTGGCAGCTCCACAGGTCGGGCTGGATTGGCGGTTATTCGTGTGTAACCCGACTGCTGAGCCTGGTGATGATATGGTGTTCATTAACCCAGTTATATCTGATGCGACCAAGGAAATGGAGTGGATGGATGAGGGGTGTTTGAGCTTGCCAGAGATTCGTGGTGAGGTGAATCGGCCGATTGGTGTGACGATTACAGCATTAGATGAGCATGGTAATGAATTTGCGCTCCAATCAGACGATTTTCCAGCTCGCGTGTGGCAGCATGAAAACGATCATCTCGATGGTGTATTGATCATTGATAAGATGAAAATGATGGACAAGATGGCAAATCGTAAGCTGATTAAAGAGTTGGAAAGTATTGATCGTTAG
- a CDS encoding dihydroorotase: MATITIKNGRVIDPLNQVDEVTDVVIHNGSIKKVGNEPNPATGEDCITIDAGGCIVAPGLIDVHVHFREPGQEEKETIATGSAAAVAGGFTSVCCMPNTQPTLDDDVQVDFVYRQAERANLANVYPVGAATKGRLGKELSEMGLMDRAGAVAFSDDGCAVANPAVMNKVLMQAAMLGKVFMQHCEDPDMGGGAMNAGVTSTRLGLKGWPRVAEDLIIQRDILLNKYMGFKAQWHAQHMSSAGGIEMIREARKQSVNITGEASPHHLLLTDDMCGNYDTNFKMNPPLRGKDDIAAIIEGIVDGTITILATDHAPHTREEKELEFAAAPYGIIGLENALACYAKALIESGAIDWPQMLAMMTINGAKLVGLESKGHLSEGADGDVVLIDPEMAWTIDVNKFASKGRNCPFDGWDVKGQTIGTIVGGELKLLREDERLKAGQSGAVSDPQQLLNAFYKS, from the coding sequence ATGGCAACAATTACGATCAAAAACGGACGCGTCATTGACCCCCTCAACCAAGTAGACGAAGTCACTGACGTTGTGATTCACAACGGAAGCATAAAAAAAGTCGGAAATGAGCCAAATCCCGCTACCGGCGAGGATTGCATCACCATCGACGCGGGTGGCTGCATCGTCGCGCCGGGTCTGATTGATGTTCACGTCCACTTCCGCGAGCCGGGTCAGGAAGAGAAAGAAACCATCGCTACCGGCAGCGCCGCAGCCGTCGCAGGCGGCTTCACCTCGGTCTGCTGCATGCCCAATACACAACCCACACTCGATGACGATGTGCAAGTCGATTTTGTATACCGTCAAGCAGAACGAGCGAATCTCGCGAACGTTTACCCAGTTGGTGCTGCGACTAAAGGACGACTAGGCAAAGAGTTATCCGAAATGGGCTTGATGGATCGCGCGGGCGCCGTTGCGTTCTCCGACGATGGATGCGCCGTCGCCAACCCTGCGGTGATGAATAAAGTGCTCATGCAAGCGGCCATGCTCGGCAAAGTCTTCATGCAGCACTGTGAGGATCCAGACATGGGCGGTGGTGCGATGAACGCGGGCGTCACCTCAACGAGATTGGGCCTAAAAGGTTGGCCGCGCGTTGCGGAAGACCTGATTATTCAACGAGATATATTGCTGAACAAGTACATGGGTTTCAAAGCTCAATGGCATGCTCAGCACATGAGTAGTGCAGGCGGGATCGAGATGATCCGCGAAGCCCGCAAGCAATCGGTCAACATCACTGGCGAAGCCAGCCCGCATCATCTTCTCCTAACTGATGATATGTGCGGCAATTATGACACGAACTTCAAGATGAATCCGCCGCTGCGTGGCAAAGACGACATCGCGGCGATCATTGAAGGCATTGTGGACGGGACGATCACGATTCTTGCAACCGACCACGCCCCGCATACACGCGAAGAGAAAGAACTCGAGTTCGCGGCCGCACCGTATGGCATCATCGGCCTTGAAAACGCCCTCGCCTGCTACGCCAAGGCATTGATTGAGAGTGGTGCGATCGATTGGCCTCAGATGCTGGCGATGATGACGATCAATGGCGCAAAGCTTGTTGGGTTAGAGAGTAAGGGTCACCTGAGCGAAGGCGCGGACGGTGATGTGGTATTGATTGATCCGGAGATGGCTTGGACGATTGATGTGAATAAATTCGCAAGTAAAGGCCGCAACTGCCCGTTTGACGGCTGGGATGTGAAAGGCCAAACGATTGGCACGATCGTCGGCGGTGAGCTGAAATTACTTCGTGAGGATGAACGTTTGAAGGCCGGCCAGAGTGGCGCGGTGAGCGATCCGCAGCAACTTCTGAATGCCTTTTACAAGAGCTAA
- a CDS encoding HU family DNA-binding protein, whose product MARTVTKKELVDRIADATGQKRVVVKKIVQTFLDNITIELGKGNRLEFRDFGVFEVKQRQARMAQNPKTLERVEVPPKRTVKFKVGRVMKQVLSGEISESEYISNIDDFDA is encoded by the coding sequence ATGGCCAGAACTGTCACAAAAAAAGAACTTGTAGATCGCATCGCTGACGCAACCGGTCAGAAGCGCGTTGTCGTTAAGAAAATCGTCCAGACTTTCCTCGATAACATCACCATCGAGCTGGGCAAAGGCAATCGTCTTGAATTCCGCGACTTCGGTGTATTCGAAGTCAAGCAACGTCAAGCACGCATGGCTCAAAACCCTAAAACGCTCGAACGCGTTGAAGTCCCTCCAAAACGCACCGTCAAATTCAAAGTCGGACGCGTGATGAAGCAGGTACTCTCAGGCGAGATCTCCGAAAGCGAATACATTAGCAACATCGATGACTTCGATGCATAG
- the fmt gene encoding methionyl-tRNA formyltransferase, which yields MRLMYLGAGEFGLPTLKALHAEHEIVAVVTQPDKPAGRKRVMTPTAIAKWATEQGIEVLKSDDVNTPEFVAKIGEYEVDASVVIAFGQKLSPELIGQLGKLAVNLHSSLLPKYRGAAPINWAMIQGEDVTGVSVIGLAQRMDAGEVYGVESLEIHREETAGELHDRLSELGPDVVLRVLQDLKSGDLKPLEQDHMEATRAPKFKKSDGTVDLNLSAKAVRCRVHGLTPWPGCRVQWECMETGKSQILFLRRVTDNCEMRAQERAEVGMVLEDMFVVVGQGEVIKLLEVQAAGTKLMSVEEFAKGHKLGAGDRLRMLDA from the coding sequence ATGAGGTTGATGTATCTGGGCGCAGGCGAGTTTGGGTTACCGACGCTGAAGGCATTGCATGCTGAACATGAAATTGTGGCGGTTGTGACGCAGCCGGATAAGCCTGCGGGTCGAAAGCGTGTGATGACGCCAACGGCGATTGCTAAATGGGCAACAGAGCAAGGGATTGAGGTTCTAAAATCCGACGATGTTAATACACCTGAGTTTGTTGCGAAAATTGGCGAATACGAAGTCGATGCTAGTGTTGTGATTGCGTTTGGTCAGAAGTTGTCACCAGAATTGATTGGGCAGCTAGGTAAGTTAGCTGTTAATTTGCATTCATCGCTTTTGCCTAAGTATCGCGGTGCAGCTCCGATTAACTGGGCGATGATTCAAGGTGAGGATGTAACTGGGGTTAGTGTGATTGGTTTGGCTCAGCGAATGGATGCGGGGGAGGTTTATGGGGTTGAGTCGTTAGAGATTCATCGAGAAGAAACTGCTGGGGAATTACATGATCGTTTGTCGGAGCTTGGGCCTGATGTGGTACTGCGTGTTCTACAGGATTTGAAGAGTGGTGATTTGAAGCCACTTGAACAAGATCACATGGAAGCTACACGAGCACCTAAGTTTAAGAAATCTGATGGTACGGTTGACTTGAATCTGAGTGCAAAAGCGGTGCGTTGTAGAGTGCATGGGTTGACGCCTTGGCCTGGATGTCGAGTGCAGTGGGAATGTATGGAAACGGGTAAGTCGCAGATTCTGTTTCTAAGACGTGTGACAGATAACTGTGAGATGCGGGCGCAAGAAAGAGCTGAAGTGGGGATGGTTCTTGAAGATATGTTTGTCGTGGTCGGACAAGGGGAAGTCATCAAGTTATTGGAAGTGCAAGCAGCAGGTACGAAATTGATGAGCGTAGAAGAGTTCGCTAAAGGCCATAAATTGGGAGCAGGAGATCGCTTGAGGATGCTTGATGCTTGA
- a CDS encoding FAD-dependent oxidoreductase has product MNNRDNNTSASTIVIIGGVAGGASAATRARRINEHANIILLEKDGYVSFANCGLPYYIGGEIQQREKLLVAKPELLINRYNIDVRVHNKATAIDKLNKQITVENTQTGETYTLPYNQLILSPGARPIVPPIPGIETENVYTLRNVEDTDRIKSFLDLNPNIKHITVVGAGFIGLEMVEQLHNLNIAVTLIELQPQVLPLLDPDFAIMLEDELTQNNIDVLTGDGLQTINPDEQNKIASVTLNSGKTIDTDMVLLGIGVAPNNELATDANIPIGDRGGIKTNLKHQTADPAIYAVGDVAEYVYKPTNQTMRVPLAGPANRAGRIAGTYAASYNPDNEKRYTPHDAHKLDMSPVLGTSAVRVFSLTAAMTGLSLKMARNTDQNIASVTVTANHHVGYYPGATPITLKLVYNADTGLILGAQAIGKNAVDKRIDVIATLMHMNGTVHDLIGLDLVYAPPFGAAKDIVHQAGFAATNQLNNIVNVIQPDEISSEMQILDVRTDSEHAANQIPSSLHIPLDDLRNRIDELNADITYAVICGSGLRSYIATRILTQRGIENVHNVSGGMTSWLRHQKAAKPQQATV; this is encoded by the coding sequence ATGAACAACCGGGATAACAATACAAGCGCATCCACAATCGTCATCATCGGCGGCGTTGCCGGCGGAGCATCCGCAGCAACACGCGCTCGCCGTATCAACGAACACGCAAACATCATCCTCCTCGAAAAAGATGGCTACGTCAGCTTCGCAAACTGTGGTCTTCCCTACTACATCGGCGGTGAAATCCAACAGCGAGAAAAACTTCTCGTTGCCAAACCCGAACTTCTAATCAACCGCTACAACATTGACGTTCGCGTCCACAACAAAGCCACTGCAATCGACAAGCTCAACAAGCAAATCACCGTCGAAAATACACAAACCGGTGAAACTTACACCCTGCCCTACAATCAACTCATCCTCTCACCCGGCGCACGCCCCATCGTTCCACCAATCCCCGGCATCGAAACCGAAAACGTCTACACACTACGCAATGTCGAAGATACCGACCGCATCAAATCCTTCCTTGACCTCAACCCCAACATCAAGCACATCACCGTCGTCGGCGCCGGTTTCATCGGCCTCGAAATGGTTGAACAACTCCACAACCTCAACATCGCCGTCACTCTCATCGAACTCCAACCACAAGTCCTCCCCCTCCTCGATCCTGACTTCGCCATCATGCTCGAAGACGAACTCACACAAAACAACATCGACGTCCTCACCGGTGATGGCCTCCAAACCATCAACCCAGACGAACAAAACAAAATCGCCAGCGTCACTCTCAACAGCGGCAAAACCATCGACACCGACATGGTACTACTCGGCATCGGTGTTGCACCTAACAATGAGTTAGCCACTGATGCAAACATACCCATCGGCGATCGCGGCGGTATCAAGACCAATCTCAAACATCAAACCGCAGACCCCGCCATCTACGCCGTTGGTGACGTCGCTGAATATGTCTACAAACCTACTAACCAGACCATGCGCGTCCCACTCGCAGGCCCAGCCAACCGCGCAGGACGCATCGCAGGCACCTACGCCGCCTCATACAACCCCGACAACGAAAAACGCTACACACCACATGATGCTCACAAGCTCGACATGTCGCCAGTCCTCGGCACATCCGCCGTCCGCGTCTTCTCCCTCACCGCCGCAATGACAGGTCTCTCACTGAAAATGGCACGAAACACCGACCAAAATATCGCTAGCGTCACCGTCACCGCCAACCATCACGTCGGTTATTACCCCGGCGCGACCCCCATCACACTCAAGCTCGTCTACAACGCCGACACCGGCCTCATCCTCGGCGCGCAAGCCATCGGCAAAAACGCTGTCGATAAACGCATCGACGTCATCGCCACCCTCATGCACATGAACGGCACCGTCCACGACCTCATCGGCCTCGACCTCGTCTACGCACCTCCTTTCGGCGCCGCCAAGGACATCGTCCATCAAGCCGGCTTCGCCGCGACCAACCAACTCAACAACATCGTCAACGTCATACAGCCCGATGAAATCTCATCCGAAATGCAAATACTCGACGTACGCACCGATTCAGAGCACGCCGCCAATCAAATCCCCAGCTCTCTCCACATCCCACTCGACGATCTGCGAAACCGTATCGATGAGCTCAATGCCGACATAACTTACGCCGTCATCTGCGGCAGCGGCCTACGCAGCTACATCGCCACACGCATTCTCACACAACGCGGCATCGAAAATGTACACAACGTATCAGGCGGCATGACCTCATGGCTCCGTCACCAAAAAGCAGCCAAACCCCAGCAAGCCACCGTATAA
- a CDS encoding ABC transporter ATP-binding protein: MIQTINLTKRYGELMALANLNLEIEQGDCFGFIGPNGAGKTTTIKILATLLKPTWGEARIDGLSVGPVNARAVRSIIGYVPDYFGSYQDMVVKEYLEFFAASYDINGEQRERIIKDVLDLTDLSYKIDAEVNSLSRGMQQRLSVARVLLHDPKVLLLDEPASGLDPRARIEMRELLKELHRMGKTILISSHILLELADLCNKVGIIEQGQLRFVGTIDEIIERAKTGAVLHIDVAERRADAMMMLKGLPGVHDAELHNEHIKVDLDAELCGAPVIAQKLIENGFALTRLEEEKVNLETAFMRLTKGLVQ, encoded by the coding sequence ATGATTCAAACGATTAATTTGACGAAGCGTTATGGTGAATTGATGGCGCTTGCGAATTTGAATCTTGAGATAGAGCAGGGTGACTGTTTTGGCTTTATTGGGCCGAACGGTGCGGGGAAAACGACGACGATCAAGATTTTGGCGACGTTGCTGAAGCCGACATGGGGCGAGGCGCGTATTGATGGGTTGTCAGTTGGGCCGGTGAATGCGCGTGCGGTGCGTTCGATCATTGGTTACGTGCCGGACTATTTTGGTTCGTATCAGGATATGGTGGTGAAGGAGTATCTGGAATTTTTTGCGGCTTCGTATGACATTAATGGCGAGCAGCGAGAGCGGATCATTAAGGACGTGCTTGATCTGACGGATTTGTCGTACAAGATTGATGCTGAGGTGAACTCGTTATCACGCGGGATGCAGCAGCGGTTGTCGGTTGCGCGTGTGTTGTTGCACGATCCGAAGGTACTGCTTTTGGATGAGCCGGCGAGTGGTCTTGACCCGAGAGCGCGTATTGAGATGCGTGAGCTTTTGAAGGAATTGCACCGGATGGGGAAGACGATTTTGATTTCGTCGCACATTTTGCTGGAGCTTGCGGATTTGTGTAATAAGGTTGGGATTATCGAGCAAGGACAGTTGCGTTTTGTTGGGACGATTGATGAGATCATTGAGCGTGCGAAGACGGGGGCGGTGCTGCATATTGACGTTGCGGAGCGTCGGGCTGATGCGATGATGATGTTGAAGGGTTTGCCGGGCGTGCATGATGCAGAGTTGCATAACGAGCATATCAAGGTAGATCTTGATGCGGAGTTGTGTGGAGCGCCGGTGATTGCACAGAAGTTGATTGAGAATGGTTTTGCGTTGACGCGGCTGGAAGAAGAGAAGGTGAATCTGGAGACAGCGTTTATGCGATTGACGAAGGGTTTGGTTCAGTAA
- a CDS encoding rhodanese-like domain-containing protein — translation MNTINPTECYKQITDSPTTSHLIDVRTPGEHAQIHANNAQLFPLDKLNPEQVISTLGCADCDTIYILCHSGARAQKAQAKFQAAGHANTVVVDGGTQAWAAADLPIEKAEKQTMSLQRQVQIAAGAMITLGVVLAFSLHCSFIAISAFVGLGLMFAGLTNTCGLAIFLAKMPWNNPKGCVTNCSCPIN, via the coding sequence ATGAACACGATCAATCCAACCGAATGCTACAAACAAATCACTGATAGCCCCACCACATCACACCTCATCGATGTTCGCACACCCGGTGAACACGCTCAAATCCACGCCAATAACGCGCAACTATTCCCACTCGACAAACTCAACCCCGAACAAGTGATCAGCACCCTCGGCTGCGCAGATTGCGACACCATCTACATCCTCTGCCATTCCGGTGCACGCGCTCAAAAAGCACAAGCCAAATTCCAAGCCGCCGGCCACGCCAACACCGTCGTCGTCGATGGCGGCACACAAGCCTGGGCAGCAGCCGATCTACCCATCGAAAAAGCTGAAAAACAAACCATGTCCCTTCAGCGCCAAGTTCAAATCGCAGCCGGCGCGATGATCACGCTCGGCGTTGTCTTGGCGTTTTCACTTCACTGCTCATTCATCGCCATCTCCGCTTTCGTCGGACTCGGACTCATGTTTGCAGGCCTCACCAACACCTGCGGCCTCGCCATCTTTCTCGCCAAAATGCCATGGAACAATCCCAAAGGCTGTGTCACAAACTGCTCATGCCCCATCAACTAA